ATATTCCAGCTCTCGGACCACCAAAGTTCATTGGGTTTCCAAAGTAAGACGCTTCACCCACAACTATATCTGCCCCAAGCTCTCCAGGAGCCTCGACTATTCCCAGTATCGTTGGATCCACACCGACAACAAAGTAAGCCCCTGCCTCATGAGCTATCTTTCCTATCTCCTCTATTTCTTCCTCCAAAAGCCCGAAGAAGTTGGGGATTTCGACATAAACTCCCGCAGCATCTTTAACCTTCTCTTTCAGATCCTCTATGTCAACCTGGCCTTTCTCATTCCATTTAACTGTAATCACTTCAACTCCTGGCCCCTTTGCATAGGTTTTAAGGACCTGCATTCTCTCTGGATGTGTATGCTTAGGAACGACGAATTTCTTCCTCTTTCCTCTATGGAGCCTGACGGTCATGAGGGCAGCTTCAGCCATTGCACTACCCCAGTCGTACATCGAAGCGTTAACAACTGGTAGTCCAACTAACTCTGCAATGAGGCTTTGGTATTCAAAGAGAGCCTGCAACATGCCCTGGCTGATTTCTGCCTGATAGGGGGTGTACGATGTTAAGAATTCACTCCTTTCTATTAGGTATTTTACATGGGCGGGTATATAGTGGAAGTATGTACCAGCTCCAAGGAATGATGGCATCTCAAGGACAGTTTTATTCTTACTGAGTATTTCATTCATCTCAAGGAAAACCTCATATTCACTCTTGCCCTCGGGTAGGTTGAATTCCTTGATGAAACCTTTTGGCACGTCGGCGAAGAGATCTTCGATTGACGAGAATCCTATCTCCTTTAACATTTCTTCTTTATGGGCAGAATTAGGTATGTAGTGCTTGGCCATTGTAAGTCCCCTTTAAGAGTTTCACATAGATTAAATATATACCTTTCTCAAAATTAGTTAACGGGATAACAAACTTTTTCTTTCGGCCTCTATCCTCTTAATAACGTCAAAAAGGCTCCAAAGATCCCTTATCACATGGAGGTGCTGAACCATTGCCAATATTTCATCACTAACGAACCTTGCAGTGTAAGGGAAGTACATCCACACATACTCCGTATTCTCATCTCCCCTACCAATGAACCTCCAGGGCTTATCATCGACCCATACAAATACATCATCTCCATACTTCTCTCTAACCATGAAGAATGCCTCACAAAGGCTGTATTTATGACCGAATATTATTACATCATCAAACAAATCATACAAACCACTCTCCCTTAGCCGAAACTCCTTAATTCCAGGAATGAAGTCCTCTGCCGAAAACGAAATGACTACATGACCTTCCTCCTTTAACCTCTCAAGAACTTCCCTAGCACCTTCTAAGGGCTTTGTAAGCTTAGCTCTCTCCTCGAACCATGCCCTTGCGAATTTTCCCTTGAAAATGTTTGGAGCCCTAATCTTCCGCCCTCGCTTTCCAAACTTTGGCCTCTCAAATTGCTCTTCAATTTTTGTGAGAAACTTAGCTATCCACCTCTTTCCTGGAAGCCAAGGGTAAGTCCGCTTTAGTGCCCTATAAAATGCCTCCTCAATACATGAATAGCTATCCACAAGTGTTCCGTCGAAATCAAAGGCTATTATCATTGAACTTCCCGCCGATTATGAGAGGGCTCTGTTTATAAGGATTAAGTAGGCATGATGATATTCAGTCAGTATTCGAACTCAAAACCTCCTACAACCTTTGTCTTTTTATAACGTTAGAGGAATTGAGTCTCCAAATGATGTAATTACTTTTTCTTTTGAAGGCCTCGTCCCTTGGGGCGGGGACGAATGAATGTTCGATGTGTCTCGGAAAACCGGAACCTTTTTAGACACTTGTATAGTGCCCGACTTTCTCGGGGGAATATACGTATTTCTCGCAATAATACTCACCAGTTTCGTATTATCTCGACATTATAAAAGAGTCGTGGGAGAAAGTTTTGCTTTTCATATGGCGGGCCCGCCGGGATTTGAACCCGGGACTACCGGCTCCGAAGGCCGGCGCCCTCTCCAGGCTAGGCCACGGGCCCCCGGAAGGCTTTAAAAATGATGAGGTAATAAAGCTTGCGGTGATAAAATGCTGTTGCCAGACTGGAAAATTAAAAAAGAAATTCTCATAGATCCCTTTTCCGAAGAATCCCTTCAACCAGCTGGTTATGACTTGAGGGTGGGAAAGGAAGCTTATGTTCAGGGAAAGTTAGTTGACGTAGAAAAGGAGGGCAGAGTAGTAATTCCCCCAAAGGAATACGCCCTAATTCTAACGCTCGAAAGAGTCAAGCTCCCAGATGATGTTATGGGAGATATGAGGATAAGGAGTAGCTTAGCTAGGGAAGGCGTTCTTGGGTCATTCGCATGGGTTGATCCAGGATGGGATGGGAACTTGACCTTAATGCTTTACAATTCCTCAAATGAGCCAGTAGAGCTTATGTATGGAGAAAGGTTTGTGCAGATAGCATTCATCAGGTTAGAAGGACCGGCTAAAAGCCCTTATAGGGGAAACTATCAGGGGAGCAGAAGGATAGTGTTTTCAAAGAGGAGACGTAAAAATTAATCTTCTTTTTTCCCAAAAAATTCCAAAACTTTGTTTATTGCATCATTGATGTTATCAGTGAAATAGTCTATGTAAATTGATGATGGGTGCCTTCTAAGTTCTTCATACTCATAGGGAGGCCCAGTAAAACAATACACTATTTTTACATCTTCCCCTATCAGCTTCCTATGAGTAAAGAATCCAACGTCGACTGATGTTCCAAACGATACCGTATGAGTTATCACGAGGAGAACCTTTGCTTTTTTCTCAATCTCAAACTCAAAGACACCTTTTTCTTTTGGTGGTAAAACTACCATCGCTGGATGATACACGGACAAACCTTTTGATTCAAGTTCCTTGGTTATTTGATAGAACATTCCAACGGTTTCAAAGTCTATATGACCAGTTAAATATATATCAAAGTTGTCAGCACTTCGAAGCTCTTCCACTATTTTTGAATTCTTTTCCTTAGCCCTTGGGAGAATTGTCTTCTCATATTCAGAAAGATACATACCCAGACTATCCTTCAGTAACGCAAGGAACTCTCCTATGTCTAGTCTCACCAATTTAATCCCACCTATATTAGGATGCTCTTAGAATACTTAAGAATTATGCCATTAAGGTTTCAAGCCATATTTTATGGGCAAAAAAGATTTTGCTTACTTTCATTCCCTAAAGTAAAAAATGTATAAGTGAAAAATATTGGGAAAAGAATTCATCCGAAGAGAGCGCTGAGACCTGCAAGGGCTTCTTCTTCGGAGACTTCTTCCTCTTTCTCTTCCTCTTCCTTCTTCTCTTCTTCCTTCTTCTCCTCAGCTGCCTCAGCTGGAGCTGCTGCTGGAGCTGCAGCAACTGCAACTGGCATTGCAGCCTTCTCAATAACTTCGTCTATGTTGACACCCTCAAGGGCAGCAACTAGGGCCTTTATCCTTGCCTCATCTGGCTCAACTCCGGCAGCCTGAAGGACAGCCTTAAGGTTCTCCTCATTTATCTCCTTTCCAACACTGTGGAGGAGCAGAGCAGCATACACATACTCCATTTCTTCACACCTCCGATTAGCTTTATATTTGAATCAAATCCGCGTAATCAACCAAACAGAGCGCTCAATCCAGCAAGAGCCTCCTCCTCAGAGGGCTCTTCTTCCTCCTCTTCCTTTTCCTCAACTTTCTCCTCTTCTTTCTTCTCCTCAACCTGGGTTGCAGCTGCAACTTGGGCCTGTGCACTTAAAAGCTCTTTGGTCTTCTCATCAAGCAAGTCCTCGGGCAACTGCTGTGCTATGAGTAGCATAGCCCTGAAAGCCCTGCCAAGTATCTCGTCGATTGTCTCCTTTGTAATATAGCCAGCCTCGACTGCAACTGCTTTTGCATTGAGGAATGCCTTTTGGAGTATTGCTTCGATTGTTTCTGGAGTTGGATATGCTATGTTAACTGCAAGGTTGAAGGCATGCATGTAGGCTTTCTGTATCATGTTTATGTATTCCTCTTCATCAATCGCCAGCACGTCTGGAGTGTAGACTATACCATCCTCATAAGCCGCTAGTAAGTCGAGTCCAACTTCTAAGGGCTGAATTCCAAGGGCATTTAAAATTGTTGCGAGCTCAGGAGTTATCTCCTCACCAGCCTTCAAAACGACGGTGTCTTTCTGGATAGTTACCTTACCCCTTTCAATTCTCGCGGGAATTCCCATTGCCTGCATTTGACCGACTAGTGGACCAGGGGTGAGTGGTGTTGGACCCGCGGGTATTACAACGTCTTTAGGAACCTTTGCTCCAGCCTTTGCTGGAGCAGGCTGTCTGTTTTGCTGAAGGAACTTGTAGAGCTTGAAGGGATTCATAGTTGTTACAAGAATTCCAGCTCCTCCCTGGATGTAGTCTATAAGCTTTTCAAGCTCGGGCTTTCCAAGTTCTTGGGCCGCTTTCTTTATTGCAAGTTCGATTAATGTGTTTCTTGAAACTCTAAGCAGGCCTCCATTTTCCTTTATTAGTCTTCTCATTTGTGAGAGTGGGTAAGCGGGCATGCTTGAGACGTCAACAAGTGCTATTACTGGATAGCTCTTGATTAGGTTAGCGAGCTCTTCAACTTCCTTCTTCTTCCACTCAGCTACGTGGGCCATTTACCTCACCCCTTAACCTTCACAGCTGGACCCATTGTCGTCTTAACGTACACTGACTTTATCTGGCTCTCTCCCCTCTCCAGCTTTCCTATTATTGCGTTTAGCACTGCTTCTATGTTTTCAGCGAGCTCCTCATCACTCATCTTTTCAGTTCCCACTGGAGCATGAACTACTGGATTGTTCTTTAGCTGTATTCTCACGGTTTTCTTAAGTTTATTTACTATTGGCTCGAGGTTCGTCATTGTTGGAGGAACAACAACTGGCATCTTGTTCCTTGGACCTAGGTATCTACCCAAGTATCTACCTATCTTTGGCATCAGAGGGGCTTCTGCAATGAAGAAGTCGTATTTCTTGGCTAACTTTCTCGCTTGCCTTGGGCTTTGGGCAATCTCCTCTAACTCAGCACTACTAATAACATCAAGCCCGAGCCTCCTCGCCGCTTCAGCAACGGCACCATCAGCGATGACCGCGATCTTTACGTCTTTTCCTCTCCCGTGGGGAAGGACAACCTCAAGCTTGAATCTATTTTCGGGACGTTTTAGGTCTATATCTTTAAGGTTCACTGCCACTTCGACACTCTGTGTGAAGTTACGCGGCTTGGCCCGGGCTTTAGCCTCCTTCACCGCTTCCGCGATTTTCTGCCTATCAAAGGGCATTGTAGCCCTCCCTCCTATTTGTTTTTTAAACAAAAATCAAGTGGGGGTAAAAAGAGATATTTTTAAATTTTTTTATCTTCACTCTTTCTCAGCCTTTTCAAAGAGCTCGTCATAAACACCCTCATCTATTTCCTTCTGAACTACTCTCGGATCTTTGCCCTCTACTGTCACTCCCATGCTTAAAGCTGTTCCAATAACTTCCTTGGCAGCAGCTTTTAGTGTTAAGGCTAACATCTGCTCTCTCTTCATCTTTGCTATCTTGATGACCTGCTCCATCGTGAGGTTACCCACTATGTTGTGCTTTGGCTCACCGCTTCCCTTCTCTAGGCCAAGCTCCTTCTTTATGAGCTGGCTCGTTGGAGGAATACCAACCTCGATTTCGAACTGCTTGGTTACTGGATCAACTATTATCTTCACTGGAACCTGCATTCCTGCAAACTCTTTTGTTGCCTCGTTGATCTTATCAACTACCTGCTTAACGTTTAATCCAAGTGGACCAATTGCTGGACCGAGTGGAGGACCAGGAGTTGCCTTCCCTCCCTCAACGAGGACTTCTACAACCTGCTTTGGCATTTCTTCTCACCTCATTCCTCCTTCTGACGCTTGCTTATAAGCCTAACGTATTCCCCTCTAACGGTCACTGGAATAGGGACTATGGCTCCTATAAGTTCAACGACAATTTCATCTTTGCTCTCATCAACCCTAACAACTTTCGCCTTTTCACCCTTGAAGGGTCCAGATATTAGCTCAACGATATCTCCAGGTTCAAGACCACTAACAGCTGGCTTTTCTTCGAGGAAGTGTTCAATCTCACTAAACGGTATCTCTCCAGGCAAAACTCCTCTAGCGTGTCTAATTCCTCTAATAGCTTCATCAACCGCGCTCTTATTGGGGGCTTCAATGAATATATACCCTTTAACCTTTGAGGGAGCAAGTATTGCATATATAGGAAGATTATACGTCCTAACTTTACTATATATCAGCCTAGCAGTATTCTCTTCTTGACCTTGGGTAACTCTCACTGCAAATATCTTTCCACCCATCTCCTCAGCCCCCAAGCACGAGGATACCAATGATCCTTATAAGCATCCCTATAAGACCGATTAGTATTATTCCAAGCCCAGTAATTTTTGCAGCTTTCTTATACTCATCCCATCTGGGCTTTTTCGTCACAAGAAAGACCCTTTTTGATTCCTTCCAGAAATCTCTGAGCCTCTCCTGGAACGTTGCCATCCTCTAACCCCCACCACTTGATTGGTATTCAATTTAAAAATTTAATTCTTCTAGAGAAGAAAAAGGAAAAACATTAAAGCTCAGGTATGTTAAGTGCGATCCTTTTGACTTCTTCCTCCTCAGCAGAAACCGGGGTTTCTTCCTGGAACGTTACATACCGTGATGTGACTCCAGTAACTATTATCATTACCCTTATCGTCTTCTCAAGCTCGGGCTCAAGCTGGATTCCCCAAATAACCTGAGCCTTTGGATCAACGTTTCTCGTCACGTATTCAATAATCTGTTGAGCCTCCTCAAGCTTTACATCAGCACCGCTGATGCTTATCAAGGCTCCCTTTGCTCCACTTATGTCAACATCGAGTAGTGGACTATTAAGTGCCTGTTCAGCTGCCTCCATAGCTCTCTTCTCACTATCGCTTTCTCCGATTCCAATCATCGCAACTCCACCATCTTTCATGACAGCCCTAACATCGTTGAAGTCTAAATTGACAAGTCCTGGCTTGGTTATTAGCTCAGTTATCCCTTTTACGGCCTGAACTAGAATTTCATCTGCAACCTTAAATGCCATCTGGATTGGGAGCTTTGGTGCAACTTCTAGCAACTTGTCATTCGGGATAACTATTACGGTATCAGAGCTCTTTGCTAGTCTCTTCAACCCATACTCAGCGTTCTTAGCTCTCCTTATTCCTTCCATAGTGAACGGTAGCGTAACAACAGAAACTGTTAAAGCTCCCATTTTCTTTGCCATTTCAGCTATAACTGGAGCGGCACCTGTTCCCGTTCCTCCACCAAGACCGCATGTTATGAAGACCATGTCAGCCCCTTCAAGAGCCTCTCTGATTTCTCTCTCGCTTTCCTTTGCGGCCTCTTCTCCTATTTTTGGATCATTTCCAGCACCTAGTCCTCTAGTAAGTTCCTTACCTATGAGGATTTTTTGATGAGCTTTAATCTTTAGAAGATCTTGAGCATCGGTGTTTACTGCAATTATCTTTGCACCAGTGACACCAACCTCCATCATCCTATTAACCGTATTTCCACCAGCACCACCAACACCAACAACATAAATCCTTGCTTTTATCTGCTCAACTATCTTTTTAAGCTCTTCATCAATGCTTGACTGAGGAACCTGAACTTCCTGAACTTTCTTCTCCCCACCTTCATTGGCAACCCTTTCAACAACGTTCTCTACAAGCTTCAGCATGTTCCAACCCCTCCTAGGAGATGCTAAAGTCTAAGGGAGGATTTAAAGTTAAGAAATATATAAACTTCACTCTCCTTTAACCATGACCCTAGGAAGTGGAATCGGATAAGGGATTCTCATTTCTTTAGCTAGGGTCATAAGCAGAGGCATTAGCTCGGATGTCGTGAAGTTAACTACCTCAGCAACCAAGTCTCCAGGGAGAACTTTTTTCTCCTCCCACTCGTCAAGAATCGAGTCTATAGCATCCTTATTTTTTGGAAGATAGAACAATCTTATTTTCACATTAACTTTGGCAACTTCCGGATTATACTTTACTTCATAATTTACATCAACTTCTATTCCCTTAACCCTGCCAGTAGGAAGATAAAGCTCCCCCAATCTAAGGTTCTCTATTCTTGGGTTCAATGATACCTCAACCTTGCCTCCAGGGGTAGGGGATTTAGTTACCTCTATCCCCAGTATGTTATGTCCAAGTATTGGCACTTCCTGTCACCGATGGTAGGAGAAAATAATCACTTATTAATGTTTGCATGGATTCTTAGCTTTACGTCCCTAATAACGTCCTCCTTTTTCATATCTGGATTTTTAGAATATAGGTAAGATATGTCCTCTAAGATGTAGAGGAGCTTTTCAAGGATATCTTTACCATGGTTCCAAGGTGTCGCATACCTAAATTGCAACAGCTCAGCTATCTCATCAACGTCAAATTCAGCTAAAACATTTTCAACTTCCCCTTTTGCTACTACAACCTTCTTGCCATTAATAATTAGCGTTATGTCAGACATTTCCATCATTTAATAGTTTGGAAGTTCAAGTAAATTAACTTTACGTTTTTCCTTAAACATCACCTCCCAGACAAAATATAACTCAGCATTCCTCCTAGAGAAGCAAGATTTGCAAAGAAGAGAAAATTTCTCACTTTCCTCATTTGAATGACAAGCATTGTCCGAAGGCCACTAAATTAAGGCAAAAGGACAAGAGATCAACATAGCACACTAAAAGTTAGTTAATCCTTGATAAACTCAAGGCCAAGCTCCTCTGCCAGAGATCTTGCCAATTGCCTAGTCTCGCCTCTGCTCCCCTTCCAGTCTACGTAAATCGCCTCAACTTTTTCAGCGAACCTATCTAGGGCCTTAAGAATAACCTCTTTAGGAACGGGCTGAGCATACTTTGGCAGGATATGCCCAAATGCAATCTCACTCTCCAAAGCAACTTTAGTCTGTTTAGGGGCATAATGGCCCCCACCAATCCCAAGGGCAACCTTAAACTTCTTTCCATAGTTTTTAAGGACATAAATTATTGTCTCGGCAATGATTTCCCCAGCCCTATCATTAACCCACTCTTCTTCACTAGAGCCAATCTCTATGAAAAAGCTAGGAACTTCCAGCTCACTCGGTCCATGGTGAGTTGCCTCATAACAAACTGTCCAACCAAGATCATTAAGCTCACTCATTTTTAGTAGTGCAAGTTTCATTGCACTTGGAAGGGCTATTGCAAAGCTTTCATCCCTGCCACCATACATAGCCTTTCCCCAGTTCCCAGTAACGTGAGTAGTTAAAGAAGGAAGCTTCTGCTTACTCGAGTGCCTAGAGGCGAAGGCTATTACCTCGGGCTTAAATCCAAGTTGCTTCTCAATTTCTCTGTCCAAATAATCGTAGTATATCATCTCATCATTGGTCGTTAGGATTAAGATATCACCCTTCTCATAAATCCTATTTCCATCAAAAACTCTCTCACTCTCCCTAAAGCCAAAGTGTTCAATTAGCTTTTCCTTTATATTCATTGAAGCCTTGTCAATCTTCGTTGTCATTATAACCTTCATGCAGGCCACCGAAGTAGAA
This is a stretch of genomic DNA from Pyrococcus sp. ST04. It encodes these proteins:
- the gcvPA gene encoding aminomethyl-transferring glycine dehydrogenase subunit GcvPA; the encoded protein is MAKHYIPNSAHKEEMLKEIGFSSIEDLFADVPKGFIKEFNLPEGKSEYEVFLEMNEILSKNKTVLEMPSFLGAGTYFHYIPAHVKYLIERSEFLTSYTPYQAEISQGMLQALFEYQSLIAELVGLPVVNASMYDWGSAMAEAALMTVRLHRGKRKKFVVPKHTHPERMQVLKTYAKGPGVEVITVKWNEKGQVDIEDLKEKVKDAAGVYVEIPNFFGLLEEEIEEIGKIAHEAGAYFVVGVDPTILGIVEAPGELGADIVVGEASYFGNPMNFGGPRAGIFAVRNDPKLIRQMPGRLIGMTKDAEGKRAFVMTLQTREQHIRRAKATSNICSNEALVAVAAAIHIATLGPRGIKELGEVILKNTAYLKKRLSEVAELPFDGVNFKDVLVRFEKPYPEIHNELLKRNIHGGYYVKPHFPELGESALFAATETTRKEWVDALMDALREVL
- a CDS encoding HAD family hydrolase, which produces MIIAFDFDGTLVDSYSCIEEAFYRALKRTYPWLPGKRWIAKFLTKIEEQFERPKFGKRGRKIRAPNIFKGKFARAWFEERAKLTKPLEGAREVLERLKEEGHVVISFSAEDFIPGIKEFRLRESGLYDLFDDVIIFGHKYSLCEAFFMVREKYGDDVFVWVDDKPWRFIGRGDENTEYVWMYFPYTARFVSDEILAMVQHLHVIRDLWSLFDVIKRIEAERKSLLSR
- the dcd gene encoding dCTP deaminase; amino-acid sequence: MLLPDWKIKKEILIDPFSEESLQPAGYDLRVGKEAYVQGKLVDVEKEGRVVIPPKEYALILTLERVKLPDDVMGDMRIRSSLAREGVLGSFAWVDPGWDGNLTLMLYNSSNEPVELMYGERFVQIAFIRLEGPAKSPYRGNYQGSRRIVFSKRRRKN
- the rpl12p gene encoding 50S ribosomal protein P1; amino-acid sequence: MEYVYAALLLHSVGKEINEENLKAVLQAAGVEPDEARIKALVAALEGVNIDEVIEKAAMPVAVAAAPAAAPAEAAEEKKEEEKKEEEEKEEEVSEEEALAGLSALFG
- a CDS encoding 50S ribosomal protein L10, translating into MAHVAEWKKKEVEELANLIKSYPVIALVDVSSMPAYPLSQMRRLIKENGGLLRVSRNTLIELAIKKAAQELGKPELEKLIDYIQGGAGILVTTMNPFKLYKFLQQNRQPAPAKAGAKVPKDVVIPAGPTPLTPGPLVGQMQAMGIPARIERGKVTIQKDTVVLKAGEEITPELATILNALGIQPLEVGLDLLAAYEDGIVYTPDVLAIDEEEYINMIQKAYMHAFNLAVNIAYPTPETIEAILQKAFLNAKAVAVEAGYITKETIDEILGRAFRAMLLIAQQLPEDLLDEKTKELLSAQAQVAAATQVEEKKEEEKVEEKEEEEEEPSEEEALAGLSALFG
- a CDS encoding 50S ribosomal protein L1, coding for MPFDRQKIAEAVKEAKARAKPRNFTQSVEVAVNLKDIDLKRPENRFKLEVVLPHGRGKDVKIAVIADGAVAEAARRLGLDVISSAELEEIAQSPRQARKLAKKYDFFIAEAPLMPKIGRYLGRYLGPRNKMPVVVPPTMTNLEPIVNKLKKTVRIQLKNNPVVHAPVGTEKMSDEELAENIEAVLNAIIGKLERGESQIKSVYVKTTMGPAVKVKG
- a CDS encoding 50S ribosomal protein L11, translating into MPKQVVEVLVEGGKATPGPPLGPAIGPLGLNVKQVVDKINEATKEFAGMQVPVKIIVDPVTKQFEIEVGIPPTSQLIKKELGLEKGSGEPKHNIVGNLTMEQVIKIAKMKREQMLALTLKAAAKEVIGTALSMGVTVEGKDPRVVQKEIDEGVYDELFEKAEKE
- a CDS encoding transcription elongation factor Spt5; the protein is MGGKIFAVRVTQGQEENTARLIYSKVRTYNLPIYAILAPSKVKGYIFIEAPNKSAVDEAIRGIRHARGVLPGEIPFSEIEHFLEEKPAVSGLEPGDIVELISGPFKGEKAKVVRVDESKDEIVVELIGAIVPIPVTVRGEYVRLISKRQKEE
- a CDS encoding protein translocase SEC61 complex subunit gamma, translating into MATFQERLRDFWKESKRVFLVTKKPRWDEYKKAAKITGLGIILIGLIGMLIRIIGILVLGG
- the ftsZ gene encoding cell division protein FtsZ, whose translation is MLKLVENVVERVANEGGEKKVQEVQVPQSSIDEELKKIVEQIKARIYVVGVGGAGGNTVNRMMEVGVTGAKIIAVNTDAQDLLKIKAHQKILIGKELTRGLGAGNDPKIGEEAAKESEREIREALEGADMVFITCGLGGGTGTGAAPVIAEMAKKMGALTVSVVTLPFTMEGIRRAKNAEYGLKRLAKSSDTVIVIPNDKLLEVAPKLPIQMAFKVADEILVQAVKGITELITKPGLVNLDFNDVRAVMKDGGVAMIGIGESDSEKRAMEAAEQALNSPLLDVDISGAKGALISISGADVKLEEAQQIIEYVTRNVDPKAQVIWGIQLEPELEKTIRVMIIVTGVTSRYVTFQEETPVSAEEEEVKRIALNIPEL
- a CDS encoding D-aminoacyl-tRNA deacylase encodes the protein MKVIMTTKIDKASMNIKEKLIEHFGFRESERVFDGNRIYEKGDILILTTNDEMIYYDYLDREIEKQLGFKPEVIAFASRHSSKQKLPSLTTHVTGNWGKAMYGGRDESFAIALPSAMKLALLKMSELNDLGWTVCYEATHHGPSELEVPSFFIEIGSSEEEWVNDRAGEIIAETIIYVLKNYGKKFKVALGIGGGHYAPKQTKVALESEIAFGHILPKYAQPVPKEVILKALDRFAEKVEAIYVDWKGSRGETRQLARSLAEELGLEFIKD